From the Microtus ochrogaster isolate Prairie Vole_2 unplaced genomic scaffold, MicOch1.0 UNK16, whole genome shotgun sequence genome, one window contains:
- the LOC101990197 gene encoding small proline-rich protein 2E, whose protein sequence is MSYQEQQCKQPCQPPPVCPPTKCPEPCPPPKCPEPCPPPKCPEPCPPQPCQQKCPPVQPPTPCQQKCPPKSK, encoded by the coding sequence ATGTCTTACCAAGAGCAGCAGTGCAAGCAGCCCTGCCAGCCTCCTCCTGTGTGCCCACCCACAAAGTGCCCTGAGCCTTGTCCTCCCCCAAAGTGCCCAGAGCCTTGTCCTCCTCCAAAGTGCCCAGAGCCATGCCCCCCTCAGCCATGCCAGCAGAAATGCCCTCCTGTGCAACCCCCTACACCCTGCCAGCAGAAGTGCCCACCCAAGAGCAAGTGA